A genomic segment from Dermatobacter hominis encodes:
- a CDS encoding TetR/AcrR family transcriptional regulator, with translation MSGAAEPELTVRHRPVQARGRERFDLILRTGREQLAEVGVDGFTFDGLAAAAGIPIGSVYQFFPNKHALICELSSQDTDALAAALARAADQFPSEDWQDDVDRLIDHLADLWRSEPGRRHVWLAMQSTALTRSLAAEQTGRITDQVVPLVAWLLPAGSGRRSRTVAEVVVQMCYSLLHFSVHDDRPHPATVRELKRALRSYLRAVALDASG, from the coding sequence ATGTCCGGGGCCGCGGAACCTGAGCTGACCGTCCGCCACCGACCGGTCCAGGCCCGCGGCCGGGAGCGCTTCGACCTGATCCTGCGCACGGGCCGTGAGCAGCTCGCCGAGGTCGGCGTCGACGGCTTCACCTTCGACGGCCTCGCCGCGGCGGCGGGCATCCCGATCGGGTCCGTGTACCAGTTCTTCCCGAACAAGCACGCGCTGATCTGCGAGCTGAGCTCGCAGGACACCGACGCCCTCGCGGCCGCGCTGGCCCGTGCCGCCGACCAGTTCCCGAGCGAGGACTGGCAGGACGACGTCGACCGGCTCATCGACCACCTCGCCGACCTCTGGCGGTCCGAGCCGGGGCGGCGCCACGTGTGGCTGGCCATGCAGTCGACCGCCCTGACCCGGTCGCTCGCGGCCGAGCAGACCGGGCGCATCACCGACCAGGTGGTGCCGCTCGTCGCCTGGCTCCTGCCCGCCGGATCCGGGCGCCGCTCGCGCACCGTGGCCGAGGTCGTGGTGCAGATGTGCTACTCGCTCCTGCACTTCTCGGTGCACGACGACCGCCCGCACCCGGCGACCGTCCGGGAGCTCAAGAGAGCACTGCGGTCCTACCTGCGAGCGGTGGCGCTGGACGCATCGGGCTGA
- a CDS encoding alkaline phosphatase D family protein encodes MGDGARRDEIRWTADGRGVSRRGLLAALGLGTGAVVLGGCVVTAPAVHPPPPAGEHEGGPFPDGVKAGDPLPDGAVIWTRTTAPADGAPVPVVWSVAAADGPLDGEAGWDELVAGGVVLADAAHGHTVSVRVDGLAPDRWYRYRFEVAPGATSVAGAVSRAGRLRTAPAAGTAADHLRFAFCGDQQINDSWFVAHRAIAREPGLDFFAHLGDYVYVHDVATVTLDDYRGTYRRWHAQPMLRDLHSALPIVATWSDGEFYNGVDRTGPAERIAAAKQAWFEHFPVADDGSRRPERAFGWGSLADVVVLDDRTHRDPTVGGVNRIDGDGLEVHDPTRTALGAEQYAWLTSTLQASTARWRIVAEDYPIAPWRLVNLEFLRPFRPDMPPGAGLYMPAEVWDQYMAQRADLLRSLADHGVADLLFCAAETHISLTSDLRAVPTDPSSPVLAADVTAPSLTADPDVRRAYLPDLPTEVADEVLHLAERWVLSQNAPDMRFMDLVHQGYVVVDADPERIEVTYRFVDTADPDATAVDGARFRLVHGRPGLEVLPVATPMGSLA; translated from the coding sequence ATGGGCGATGGGGCGCGGCGCGACGAGATCCGCTGGACGGCCGACGGCCGGGGGGTGAGCCGGCGGGGCCTGCTCGCCGCGCTCGGCCTCGGGACCGGCGCGGTGGTGCTGGGCGGGTGCGTGGTCACGGCGCCGGCGGTGCACCCGCCGCCGCCTGCGGGCGAGCACGAGGGCGGTCCCTTCCCCGACGGCGTGAAGGCCGGCGACCCGCTGCCCGACGGTGCGGTGATCTGGACCCGCACGACCGCCCCGGCCGACGGCGCGCCCGTGCCGGTCGTGTGGTCGGTGGCCGCGGCCGACGGCCCGCTCGACGGCGAGGCCGGGTGGGACGAGCTCGTCGCCGGCGGCGTGGTGCTGGCCGACGCCGCCCACGGCCACACCGTGTCGGTCCGCGTCGACGGCCTGGCCCCCGACCGCTGGTACCGGTACCGCTTCGAGGTGGCGCCGGGCGCCACCTCCGTCGCCGGCGCGGTGAGCCGCGCCGGTCGGCTCCGGACGGCCCCGGCCGCGGGCACGGCGGCGGACCACCTCCGGTTCGCCTTCTGCGGCGACCAGCAGATCAACGACAGCTGGTTCGTCGCCCACCGTGCGATCGCCCGGGAGCCGGGCCTCGACTTCTTCGCGCACCTCGGCGACTACGTGTACGTCCACGACGTCGCCACCGTCACGCTCGACGACTACCGGGGGACGTACCGGCGCTGGCACGCCCAGCCGATGCTGCGGGACCTCCACTCCGCCCTGCCGATCGTGGCGACGTGGAGCGACGGCGAGTTCTACAACGGGGTCGACCGCACCGGGCCGGCCGAGCGCATCGCCGCCGCCAAGCAGGCGTGGTTCGAGCACTTCCCGGTCGCCGACGACGGCAGCAGGCGGCCCGAGCGCGCCTTCGGCTGGGGTTCGCTCGCGGACGTCGTCGTCCTCGACGACCGCACCCACCGCGATCCGACCGTCGGCGGCGTGAACCGGATCGACGGCGACGGGCTCGAGGTCCACGACCCGACCCGCACCGCCCTGGGCGCCGAGCAGTACGCCTGGCTGACGTCGACCCTGCAGGCATCGACGGCGCGGTGGCGCATCGTCGCCGAGGACTACCCGATCGCGCCGTGGCGGCTCGTGAACCTCGAGTTCCTCCGGCCCTTCCGGCCCGACATGCCGCCCGGCGCCGGCCTCTACATGCCGGCCGAGGTCTGGGACCAGTACATGGCGCAGCGCGCCGACCTGCTCCGCTCCCTGGCCGACCACGGCGTCGCCGACCTCCTGTTCTGCGCGGCCGAGACGCACATCTCGCTGACCTCGGACCTGCGCGCCGTCCCGACCGACCCGTCCTCGCCGGTGCTGGCCGCCGACGTCACCGCGCCGTCGCTCACCGCCGACCCCGACGTCCGGAGGGCCTACCTGCCCGACCTGCCGACCGAGGTCGCCGACGAGGTGCTCCACCTCGCCGAGCGCTGGGTCCTGTCGCAGAACGCGCCGGACATGCGGTTCATGGACCTGGTGCACCAGGGCTACGTCGTCGTCGACGCCGACCCGGAGCGCATCGAGGTGACGTACCGGTTCGTCGACACCGCCGACCCCGACGCCACGGCCGTCGACGGGGCGCGGTTCCGCCTCGTCCACGGCCGCCCCGGGCTGGAGGTGCTGCCGGTCGCCACGCCGATGGGCTCCCTCGCGTGA
- a CDS encoding MarR family winged helix-turn-helix transcriptional regulator — protein MTAPGDLDEVEASLERLFRLAMGRRTLSRQTEAVGSPVSRAGYAVLRTLASGPLSMKELAARAAMDPAVAARQVGALEREGLVRQRADERDGRVRVVAPTEAGREAFRRIVELRTAYLADVLGDWSTTDRAGLVRVVDRLVADLQRVPFAREER, from the coding sequence GTGACCGCGCCCGGCGACCTCGACGAGGTCGAGGCCTCGCTCGAGCGGCTCTTCCGGCTGGCGATGGGGCGGCGCACGCTGTCGCGCCAGACCGAGGCGGTCGGGTCACCGGTCTCGCGTGCCGGCTACGCCGTCCTGCGGACGCTCGCGTCGGGGCCGCTGTCGATGAAGGAGCTGGCCGCCCGCGCCGCGATGGATCCGGCCGTGGCGGCGCGGCAGGTCGGCGCCCTGGAGCGGGAGGGCCTGGTCCGCCAGCGCGCCGACGAGCGCGACGGGCGGGTGCGGGTGGTGGCGCCGACCGAGGCCGGCCGCGAGGCGTTCCGGCGGATCGTCGAGCTGCGGACCGCCTACCTCGCCGACGTGCTCGGCGACTGGTCGACGACGGATCGAGCAGGGCTCGTGCGGGTGGTCGACCGCCTGGTCGCCGACCTGCAGCGGGTGCCGTTCGCACGGGAGGAGCGGTGA
- a CDS encoding DegT/DnrJ/EryC1/StrS family aminotransferase, producing the protein MAAAGDGEGAPMGTHRIDYAGSVHDEREVEAVVEVLRGGPTALRIGRNVREMERRVAELLGKRRGVMCNSGSSALYLAIEVLDLAPGDEIVTSAVTFSTDLAPMVRSGIVPAFVDVTPDTFQIDVDGIEEMIGPRTRAILAPDLIGNAPDWDVIRAIADRHGLVVVEDSCDALGQTLRGTPTGSRADISLTSFALSHIITAAGTGGMVCFDDDDLVDRALLLRRWGRRSEVQLFGSTKGVDRRFFSTIDGAGGAADIEYDNLFIFDEAGWNFEPSELSAAFGLVQLDKLPQNLARRRRSFKVTRAHVARHEDLFVLPRVTDGVETAWHMFPFLIRPSSGIRRAELQAWMESHGIDTRMVWTGNATRQPAFRDTPFRVPDAGLPNADVVMERGLILPNSHSLTDEDCEWIGRCLDGFVATLGSRPGGPGDR; encoded by the coding sequence ATGGCAGCAGCGGGCGACGGCGAGGGCGCGCCGATGGGGACGCACCGGATCGACTACGCCGGCTCGGTCCACGACGAGCGCGAGGTCGAGGCCGTCGTCGAGGTGCTGCGGGGCGGGCCGACCGCGCTGCGGATCGGCCGCAACGTCCGGGAGATGGAGCGCCGCGTCGCCGAGCTGCTCGGCAAGCGGCGCGGCGTCATGTGCAACTCGGGCAGCTCGGCGCTCTACCTGGCCATCGAGGTGCTCGACCTGGCGCCCGGCGACGAGATCGTCACCTCGGCGGTCACGTTCTCGACCGACCTCGCCCCGATGGTCCGGTCGGGGATCGTGCCGGCCTTCGTCGACGTCACCCCCGACACCTTCCAGATCGACGTCGACGGGATCGAGGAGATGATCGGCCCGCGGACCCGGGCGATCCTCGCCCCGGACCTGATCGGCAACGCGCCCGACTGGGACGTGATCCGCGCCATCGCGGACCGCCACGGCCTCGTCGTCGTCGAGGACTCGTGCGACGCGCTCGGCCAGACGCTGCGGGGCACGCCGACCGGGTCGCGCGCCGACATCTCGCTGACGAGCTTCGCCCTCTCGCACATCATCACCGCCGCGGGCACCGGCGGGATGGTGTGCTTCGACGACGACGACCTCGTCGACCGGGCCCTGCTGCTGCGGCGCTGGGGCCGGCGCTCCGAGGTGCAGCTGTTCGGTTCGACCAAGGGCGTCGACCGCCGCTTCTTCTCCACGATCGACGGTGCCGGCGGAGCGGCCGACATCGAGTACGACAACCTCTTCATCTTCGACGAGGCCGGGTGGAACTTCGAGCCCTCGGAGCTGTCGGCCGCCTTCGGCCTCGTGCAGCTCGACAAGCTCCCCCAGAACCTCGCCCGGCGCCGGCGCAGCTTCAAGGTGACCCGGGCGCACGTCGCCCGCCACGAGGACCTGTTCGTCCTGCCCAGGGTGACCGACGGCGTCGAGACCGCGTGGCACATGTTCCCGTTCCTGATCCGGCCGTCGTCGGGCATCCGCCGTGCCGAGCTCCAGGCGTGGATGGAGTCGCACGGGATCGACACCCGGATGGTGTGGACCGGCAACGCCACGCGCCAGCCCGCGTTCCGCGACACGCCGTTCCGCGTGCCCGACGCCGGCCTCCCGAACGCGGACGTCGTGATGGAGCGGGGCCTGATCCTGCCGAACAGCCACTCGCTGACCGACGAGGACTGCGAGTGGATCGGGCGGTGCCTCGACGGGTTCGTCGCGACGCTCGGGTCGCGGCCCGGAGGGCCGGGCGACCGGTAG
- a CDS encoding phytanoyl-CoA dioxygenase family protein has translation MALDAIEPVGDADPGRPAPMVRRPHPWNRDHEWRAPVGPFTTITDAQAADYDRLGCFVLPGAFDAEQLAELDRAIAPGDALVRELLEGLPDGRLSVAGLDTQTVSPNMVGGSDVLAAVCEDPLLAGVCADLIGPDVRLYWEQAVYKQPRSAEPVLWHQDNGYTYVEPQSYVTCWIAITDATPDNGCISVVPGVHRDGTLEHRHTPIGEECWGDWDRAVDVPVRAGDVVVFTSLTPHATRRNTTDEVRKAYIVQYVPDGAEAIDGDPAGDGRRRALDDPVLNRPTVVGGRPVRSTRLGA, from the coding sequence ATGGCCCTCGACGCGATCGAGCCGGTCGGTGACGCCGACCCCGGGAGGCCCGCGCCGATGGTGCGCCGTCCGCACCCGTGGAACCGCGACCACGAGTGGCGCGCCCCGGTCGGACCGTTCACGACGATCACCGACGCGCAGGCCGCCGACTACGACCGCCTCGGTTGCTTCGTCCTGCCCGGTGCGTTCGACGCCGAGCAGCTCGCCGAGCTGGACCGGGCCATCGCCCCGGGCGACGCGCTCGTGCGCGAGCTGCTCGAGGGCCTGCCCGACGGCCGGCTCTCGGTGGCGGGCCTCGACACCCAGACCGTGTCGCCGAACATGGTCGGCGGCTCCGACGTGCTGGCCGCCGTCTGCGAGGACCCGTTGCTGGCGGGGGTGTGCGCGGACCTGATCGGCCCCGACGTGCGCCTCTACTGGGAGCAGGCCGTGTACAAGCAGCCCCGCTCCGCCGAGCCGGTGCTGTGGCACCAGGACAACGGCTACACCTACGTCGAGCCGCAGTCGTACGTGACGTGCTGGATCGCGATCACCGACGCCACGCCCGACAACGGCTGCATCTCGGTGGTCCCGGGCGTGCACCGGGACGGCACCCTCGAGCACCGCCACACGCCGATCGGCGAGGAGTGCTGGGGTGACTGGGACCGTGCGGTCGACGTGCCGGTCCGGGCGGGCGACGTCGTCGTCTTCACCTCGCTCACGCCGCACGCCACGCGCCGCAACACCACCGACGAGGTGCGCAAGGCCTACATCGTGCAGTACGTGCCCGACGGCGCCGAGGCGATCGACGGCGATCCCGCCGGCGACGGCCGGCGCCGGGCGCTCGACGACCCGGTGCTCAACCGGCCCACGGTGGTCGGGGGCCGACCGGTGCGCTCGACCCGCCTCGGGGCGTAG
- a CDS encoding acyl-CoA thioesterase — protein MQSDVDFLDLVPGDEPGRFHFTVEDHLARLDGKLYGGTAIAASIAASEFFTERSVLWTTTQFVSTAPSGAEITVATEALAEGRRTTQVRVTGTDAEGRVMFASLGAMGRTGGDLPSAGFERRPEVADPDDARPWSGPFASFRDRLPPGVEMPKLPADVGFHRALEFRAPEIRSHPDPGPGRMALWVRRRDGGPATPAIIAYMADMVPLSVSSALGVLAIGMSLDNTIRVGEPVETDWVLLDLRPHLAHGGFGHGVVHVWTPDGHLVATASQTAAMRIIDVEALAQLGRR, from the coding sequence ATGCAGTCCGACGTCGACTTCCTCGACCTGGTGCCCGGCGACGAGCCGGGACGGTTCCACTTCACCGTCGAGGACCACCTCGCCCGCCTCGACGGGAAGCTCTACGGCGGCACGGCGATCGCGGCGTCGATCGCCGCCTCCGAGTTCTTCACCGAGCGGTCGGTGCTGTGGACGACGACGCAGTTCGTGTCGACCGCGCCCTCGGGCGCCGAGATCACCGTGGCGACCGAGGCGCTCGCCGAGGGCCGCCGAACGACCCAGGTCAGGGTCACCGGGACCGACGCCGAGGGCCGCGTGATGTTCGCCTCGCTCGGCGCCATGGGCCGCACCGGGGGCGACCTGCCGTCGGCCGGCTTCGAGCGGCGCCCCGAGGTGGCGGACCCCGACGACGCCCGGCCGTGGAGCGGGCCGTTCGCGTCGTTCCGGGACCGGCTGCCGCCCGGGGTGGAGATGCCGAAGCTGCCCGCCGACGTGGGCTTCCACCGGGCGCTCGAGTTCCGGGCGCCCGAGATCCGCTCGCACCCCGACCCCGGCCCCGGCCGCATGGCCCTGTGGGTGCGGCGCCGCGACGGCGGCCCGGCGACGCCGGCGATCATCGCCTACATGGCCGACATGGTCCCGCTGTCGGTGTCGAGCGCCCTCGGCGTGCTGGCGATCGGCATGAGCCTCGACAACACGATCCGGGTCGGCGAGCCCGTCGAGACCGACTGGGTCCTGCTCGACCTGCGCCCGCACCTCGCCCACGGCGGGTTCGGCCACGGTGTGGTGCACGTCTGGACGCCCGACGGCCACCTCGTCGCCACGGCGAGCCAGACCGCGGCGATGCGCATCATCGACGTCGAGGCCCTCGCGCAGCTCGGCCGCCGCTGA
- a CDS encoding carboxyl transferase domain-containing protein — translation MSVVEQHCGQPGLVVAAVAAVGDPVEPGDVLVVVESMKCEHRVVATAAGRVDWIVPVGTVVSATDAIVRLTCRSTPRPPAPSEVVRLYLDAALHLTGGRCGTFQALDLDPRVLEGRPDRLVPVVRAAAADGDGDGDRPPCGVTVGIMSHHVGAHAEPVRRVWLCGDATRSLGAVAEPECRRILAAIDLAEAEQVPLEWVTVSSGARISMESGTENMDWCAAVVRRLVEFTQDGGEVVIVVAGVNVGAQSYWNAEATMLMHCAGTLVMVDGTSMVLTGSRSLARAGGVSERSDHDLGGTGVMAPNGQAHHVVADLGSAIELVLEHHALCATGPRHPLVRSTTTDDPDRDVGASPYTGPEEHGWRRVGEILCPTSHPTRTRPFHVAPVMEAVADADAPRLERWADMDGASGAVVWDTRIDGWPVSLIGIESVPRGAGDGWEAAGTLYPMASRKVARALNRASGRRPAVVLANLAGFDGSRSSLAGLQLEHGAELARAVVNFRGPLVVVVIGRFHGGAYVVLNRRLNPELRIVALEGTRVSVIGGSSAAEVVLGREVTAEMERTGADRDGAVRSVADRFDEVHGVHRALEVGSVDLVVSPSEVRGVVGRLVAPSAPPVSPMRPAPPLAGRTAVLS, via the coding sequence ATGAGCGTCGTGGAGCAGCACTGCGGGCAGCCCGGGCTCGTCGTCGCCGCCGTGGCGGCCGTCGGCGACCCGGTCGAGCCCGGCGACGTGCTCGTGGTCGTCGAGTCGATGAAGTGCGAGCACCGGGTCGTGGCCACCGCCGCGGGCCGCGTCGACTGGATCGTGCCGGTCGGGACGGTCGTGTCGGCCACCGATGCGATCGTGCGGCTCACGTGCCGCTCGACGCCCCGGCCGCCGGCCCCGTCCGAGGTCGTCCGGCTGTACCTCGACGCCGCGCTACACCTGACCGGCGGGCGCTGCGGCACCTTCCAGGCGCTCGACCTCGATCCGCGGGTCCTCGAGGGCCGGCCCGACCGGCTCGTGCCGGTGGTCCGCGCCGCGGCCGCCGACGGGGACGGCGACGGCGACCGGCCGCCCTGCGGCGTGACCGTCGGGATCATGTCCCACCACGTCGGCGCCCACGCCGAGCCGGTGCGCCGGGTCTGGCTGTGCGGCGACGCCACCCGCAGCCTCGGCGCCGTGGCCGAGCCCGAGTGCCGCCGCATCCTCGCCGCGATCGACCTGGCCGAGGCGGAGCAGGTCCCGCTCGAGTGGGTCACCGTGTCGAGCGGCGCCCGGATCTCGATGGAGTCGGGCACCGAGAACATGGACTGGTGCGCGGCGGTGGTCCGGCGCCTGGTCGAGTTCACCCAGGACGGCGGCGAGGTCGTGATCGTCGTCGCCGGCGTGAACGTGGGCGCGCAGAGCTACTGGAACGCCGAGGCGACCATGCTCATGCACTGCGCCGGCACGCTCGTGATGGTCGACGGCACGTCGATGGTCCTGACGGGCAGCCGGTCGCTGGCCCGGGCGGGCGGCGTGTCCGAGCGCTCCGACCACGACCTCGGGGGCACCGGGGTGATGGCCCCGAACGGCCAGGCCCACCACGTCGTGGCCGACCTCGGGTCCGCGATCGAGCTCGTGCTGGAGCACCACGCGCTGTGCGCAACCGGTCCACGCCACCCGCTCGTCCGGTCGACGACCACCGACGACCCCGACCGCGACGTCGGGGCCTCGCCGTACACCGGACCCGAGGAGCACGGCTGGCGGCGCGTCGGCGAGATCCTCTGCCCGACGTCGCACCCGACGCGCACCCGGCCGTTCCACGTCGCGCCGGTGATGGAGGCCGTCGCCGACGCCGACGCCCCGCGGCTCGAGCGGTGGGCCGACATGGACGGCGCCAGCGGCGCGGTCGTGTGGGACACGCGCATCGACGGCTGGCCGGTGAGCCTCATCGGCATCGAGTCGGTCCCCCGCGGCGCGGGCGACGGCTGGGAGGCGGCCGGCACGCTCTACCCGATGGCGTCGCGCAAGGTCGCCCGGGCGCTCAACCGGGCGAGCGGGCGACGACCGGCCGTGGTGCTCGCCAACCTCGCCGGCTTCGACGGCAGCCGCAGCTCGCTCGCCGGCCTTCAGCTGGAGCACGGCGCCGAGCTGGCCAGGGCCGTCGTCAACTTCCGGGGCCCGCTGGTCGTCGTGGTGATCGGACGGTTCCACGGCGGCGCGTACGTCGTGCTCAACCGGCGCCTCAACCCGGAGCTGCGGATCGTGGCGCTCGAGGGCACGAGGGTCTCGGTGATCGGGGGCTCGTCGGCCGCCGAGGTCGTGCTGGGCCGCGAGGTCACGGCCGAGATGGAGCGCACGGGTGCCGATCGCGACGGTGCGGTGCGGAGCGTCGCTGACCGCTTCGACGAGGTGCACGGCGTGCACCGAGCGCTCGAGGTCGGTTCGGTCGACCTCGTCGTGTCGCCGTCGGAGGTCCGGGGGGTGGTGGGGCGGCTGGTCGCGCCGTCGGCGCCGCCGGTCAGCCCGATGCGTCCAGCGCCACCGCTCGCAGGTAGGACCGCAGTGCTCTCTTGA
- a CDS encoding SDR family NAD(P)-dependent oxidoreductase, whose protein sequence is MDPGPALRRFEGRRAIVTGASRGIGAAVAERLAAEGAAVAIVARTDAPGGRLAGSLRETAERLTALGATVATVVADLADEADRARVVPEAVGGLGGPVDVLVNDAAAAIYAPLAEMPLRRRRLMFEVNVHAPVDLAQAVLPGMRGLGEGWIVNVSSRSAVHWDGPPFDLGITGTTIAEYGASKAALDRISNGLGAELLEDRIRVNSVSPRAAVLSEGADALVGDRLRPDQIEPLEHMVEAVVALCACDVGVTGRTLVSGDLLAELGQPVHGLDAVLLDDAAAP, encoded by the coding sequence ATGGATCCGGGGCCCGCGCTGCGGCGGTTCGAGGGGCGGCGGGCGATCGTCACCGGTGCGAGCCGCGGCATCGGCGCCGCCGTGGCGGAACGCCTGGCGGCCGAAGGGGCTGCGGTCGCGATCGTCGCCAGGACCGACGCGCCGGGAGGCCGGCTGGCCGGCAGCCTCCGTGAGACGGCCGAGCGGCTGACCGCGCTCGGCGCCACGGTGGCGACGGTGGTGGCGGACCTCGCCGACGAGGCCGACCGCGCGCGTGTGGTCCCCGAGGCGGTCGGCGGCCTCGGCGGGCCGGTCGACGTCCTCGTCAACGATGCTGCGGCCGCGATCTACGCGCCGCTGGCGGAGATGCCGCTCCGGCGACGGCGCCTCATGTTCGAGGTCAACGTGCACGCGCCGGTCGACCTGGCCCAGGCGGTGCTCCCCGGCATGCGCGGGCTCGGCGAGGGCTGGATCGTGAACGTCTCGAGCCGCTCGGCGGTGCACTGGGACGGGCCGCCGTTCGACCTCGGGATCACCGGCACCACGATCGCGGAGTACGGGGCGTCGAAGGCGGCGCTCGACCGGATCAGCAACGGCCTCGGCGCGGAGCTGCTCGAGGACCGCATCCGCGTGAACTCCGTGTCGCCGCGGGCGGCGGTGCTGAGCGAGGGCGCCGACGCGCTGGTCGGCGACCGACTGCGGCCCGACCAGATCGAGCCGCTCGAGCACATGGTCGAGGCCGTGGTCGCGCTGTGCGCCTGCGATGTCGGGGTGACCGGCCGCACGCTCGTGAGCGGCGACCTGCTCGCCGAGCTCGGCCAGCCCGTCCACGGGCTCGACGCCGTGCTCCTCGACGACGCCGCCGCGCCGTGA
- a CDS encoding ABC transporter substrate-binding protein produces MSHRSSRPRTALAIAALLTISVLAAACGARGGENVTDAAEIDGTAEGAPATAPADDGSGVDSPDFGTVAAPCGDGDLSVADGEQQGAEGTIQIGVPNDRGATIRPGLQKPIWDASVAFAAWCNAQGGIGGLQIELIDMDGKLFEVESAMQRACGTAFALVGGGNVQDDLQFSGKEGSDFHKCGMIDIPAYAVSTAKSMSNGQVQPVPNPTDSISNTWFRDFAALYPDQAATWVPVWGNLPSLKTVKTKQEAIIGDVEGMEQVGEFNFPPIGTTDWTPLALSIIDSGATSMTWTGESPDVAKLLEKLRDQGWEGRALLETNQYDRLFLESGSPQALEGTLVRMAPHMLEEADEWPAVRKYLDLVDEYVDGGEVALLGMQSMSAWLLFVTAASACGEANDGVLTRDCIMEQAAAVSDWTGGGLHAPQDPDQGTKAQASTCSMLAMVEDGAFVRRFPEVGGEGDDGDGFHCPADGLTEVTADVGQGEVDPSRGY; encoded by the coding sequence ATGTCGCACCGCTCCAGCCGCCCACGCACCGCCCTGGCGATCGCGGCGCTCCTGACGATCTCGGTGCTCGCCGCCGCCTGCGGGGCCCGGGGCGGTGAGAACGTCACCGATGCGGCGGAGATCGACGGCACGGCGGAGGGTGCGCCGGCGACCGCACCGGCCGACGACGGCTCCGGCGTCGACTCGCCCGACTTCGGCACCGTCGCCGCACCCTGCGGCGACGGCGACCTCTCGGTGGCCGACGGCGAGCAGCAGGGCGCCGAGGGCACGATCCAGATCGGCGTCCCGAACGACCGCGGCGCCACGATCCGGCCGGGCCTGCAGAAGCCCATCTGGGACGCCTCGGTCGCCTTCGCCGCGTGGTGCAACGCGCAGGGCGGCATCGGCGGCCTCCAGATCGAGCTGATCGACATGGACGGCAAGCTGTTCGAGGTCGAGTCGGCCATGCAGAGGGCCTGCGGCACGGCGTTCGCGCTCGTCGGCGGCGGCAACGTGCAGGACGACCTGCAGTTCTCCGGCAAGGAGGGCTCGGACTTCCACAAGTGCGGGATGATCGACATCCCCGCCTACGCCGTGTCGACCGCCAAGTCGATGAGCAACGGCCAGGTGCAGCCGGTCCCGAACCCGACGGACTCGATCTCCAACACGTGGTTCCGCGACTTCGCCGCGCTGTACCCGGACCAGGCGGCCACGTGGGTGCCGGTGTGGGGCAACCTGCCGTCGCTGAAGACGGTGAAGACCAAGCAGGAGGCCATCATCGGCGACGTCGAGGGCATGGAGCAGGTCGGCGAATTCAACTTCCCGCCGATCGGCACCACGGACTGGACGCCGCTCGCGCTGTCGATCATCGACTCCGGCGCCACCTCGATGACGTGGACCGGCGAGTCCCCCGACGTCGCCAAGCTGCTCGAGAAGCTGCGGGACCAGGGCTGGGAGGGTCGGGCCCTGCTCGAGACCAACCAGTACGACCGGCTCTTCCTCGAGTCCGGCAGCCCGCAGGCGCTCGAGGGGACGCTCGTCCGCATGGCGCCGCACATGCTCGAGGAGGCCGATGAGTGGCCGGCCGTCCGCAAGTACCTCGACCTCGTCGACGAGTACGTCGACGGCGGTGAGGTCGCCCTGCTCGGCATGCAGTCGATGTCGGCCTGGCTGCTGTTCGTCACGGCGGCCAGCGCGTGCGGCGAGGCGAACGACGGCGTGCTGACCCGCGACTGCATCATGGAGCAGGCGGCCGCGGTGTCGGACTGGACCGGCGGTGGACTCCACGCCCCCCAGGACCCGGACCAGGGCACGAAGGCGCAGGCCAGCACGTGCAGCATGCTGGCGATGGTCGAGGACGGGGCGTTCGTCCGCCGGTTCCCCGAGGTCGGCGGCGAGGGCGACGACGGCGACGGCTTCCACTGCCCGGCCGACGGCCTGACCGAGGTCACCGCGGACGTCGGCCAGGGCGAGGTCGACCCGAGCCGGGGCTACTGA